The Solibacillus sp. FSL R7-0682 genome includes a window with the following:
- a CDS encoding methyl-accepting chemotaxis protein: MKFSISKKLWLAFSVTIVLIMVVNTVASVALEKVKDQYNEIIERDVQRISYARDLEVAQKDLATRLLEFVAFNKSTSKQGIQEEIENGTVAAKGLIELSKDEASLQLLDQLKEKSLLLFESNNLIIELKESNRDLSTAQLTSMKLNSEILDILSKLIEVQEQNIANTRNDIDAYQLTMVTLMIIITIVSILLAIVISYVLSRNISKPVGQMTDALEEIAQGNLSMEPLNIKNRDEIGKMANSFNTMLEDLRGIVSSVSDSSMQVAANAQELSASSEQSLASSQMVAKSAENQLHTSTEQSHFMNTSIDSMNELRTSIDQISGDNEQMLHATNDVKVLIDQGATSIKNVVNQMETIHETFKDTTAMMHTMEQHSNSIQNITSLITDIADQTNLLALNAAIEAARAGEHGKGFAVVAEEVRKLAEQSKNSATEIGSMVEQIQQTSSDATKTIVAGGTKVDEGMEKTSESLHVFRNIESGIGEVVYRVESVSAAVEEIQAMTGSVIESVQHVQQLAAQTADTASDTSAATEEQLAATEEISSNAQSLSDLAEKLQYEVNHFKL, encoded by the coding sequence TTGAAATTTTCCATTTCAAAGAAATTATGGCTTGCTTTTTCGGTGACAATTGTACTTATTATGGTTGTTAATACTGTTGCTTCAGTAGCATTAGAAAAAGTTAAAGACCAATATAATGAAATAATTGAGCGTGATGTTCAGCGTATTAGCTATGCACGTGATTTAGAGGTAGCTCAAAAAGATTTAGCCACACGATTATTAGAGTTTGTCGCCTTTAATAAAAGTACTTCGAAACAGGGAATCCAAGAAGAGATTGAAAATGGAACTGTTGCAGCAAAAGGTTTAATTGAACTAAGTAAAGATGAAGCATCACTTCAGTTATTAGATCAGTTAAAAGAGAAATCGTTATTATTATTCGAATCAAATAACCTTATTATCGAATTAAAAGAAAGCAACCGTGATTTATCGACTGCACAATTAACGTCGATGAAATTAAATAGTGAAATTTTAGATATCCTTTCTAAGCTTATAGAAGTTCAAGAACAAAACATTGCAAATACACGTAATGATATTGATGCATACCAGCTAACTATGGTTACTTTAATGATAATTATTACAATCGTTTCAATTTTATTAGCAATTGTGATTTCATATGTATTAAGCCGCAATATTTCAAAGCCAGTTGGTCAAATGACGGATGCACTTGAAGAAATTGCACAAGGGAACTTATCAATGGAGCCACTTAACATTAAAAATAGAGATGAAATTGGTAAGATGGCAAATAGCTTCAATACAATGCTCGAAGATTTACGTGGTATTGTATCAAGTGTAAGTGATTCTTCAATGCAGGTTGCAGCAAATGCACAAGAGCTTTCTGCAAGCTCAGAGCAAAGCTTAGCATCATCACAAATGGTTGCAAAGTCTGCAGAAAACCAATTACATACGAGTACGGAGCAGTCTCATTTCATGAATACATCCATTGATTCAATGAATGAATTGCGCACAAGTATTGATCAAATATCTGGTGACAATGAGCAAATGCTACATGCAACAAACGACGTAAAAGTACTAATTGATCAAGGGGCAACATCAATTAAAAATGTTGTAAATCAAATGGAGACAATCCATGAAACGTTTAAAGATACGACTGCAATGATGCATACAATGGAGCAGCATTCAAATAGCATCCAAAATATTACGTCATTAATTACAGATATCGCTGATCAAACGAACTTACTTGCCTTAAATGCAGCGATAGAAGCAGCACGTGCTGGAGAGCACGGAAAAGGCTTCGCCGTGGTAGCGGAGGAAGTACGTAAATTAGCGGAGCAATCGAAAAACTCAGCTACTGAAATTGGCAGCATGGTTGAACAAATTCAACAAACTTCTAGTGATGCAACAAAAACGATTGTCGCTGGTGGTACAAAGGTAGATGAAGGGATGGAGAAAACATCCGAATCTTTACATGTCTTCCGAAATATCGAATCAGGTATTGGAGAGGTTGTTTACCGCGTAGAGTCTGTTTCTGCAGCAGTTGAAGAAATTCAAGCGATGACTGGCTCTGTCATCGAAAGTGTTCAGCACGTGCAACAGTTAGCAGCACAAACAGCTGACACAGCAAGTGATACGAGTGCAGCTACAGAAGAGCAATTAGCGGCAACAGAAGAAATCTCAAGCAATGCCCAATCGCTTTCTGATCTTGCTGAAAAATTACAATATGAAGTAAACCATTTCAAACTATAA
- a CDS encoding cold-shock protein: MQQGTVKWFNSEKGFGFIEVEGGNDVFVHFSAIQGEGFKSLDEGQKVEFDVEEGNRGPQATNVVKL; this comes from the coding sequence ATGCAACAAGGTACAGTAAAATGGTTTAACTCAGAAAAAGGTTTCGGTTTCATCGAAGTTGAAGGCGGTAACGATGTATTCGTACACTTCTCAGCTATCCAAGGTGAAGGTTTCAAATCTTTAGACGAAGGTCAAAAAGTTGAATTCGACGTAGAAGAAGGCAACCGTGGACCACAAGCTACTAACGTAGTAAAACTTTAA
- a CDS encoding aminotransferase-like domain-containing protein: MQYSDSILNTPSSFIRNILKVTDAEDVISFAGGLPNPISFPIDALKASVTHAIDESGAKLFQYSTTQGYLPLRQYIAEKYNTKQPGLDFKPEDVFITTGSQQALELISKVLINKGDGIVIEEPGYLGAIQAFTLREPTFHGVTLETEGINVDELKQAVKQPNVKMVYTVPNFQNPTGLTYTKERREEVYEAIKDEDIIFIEDDPYGELRFTGEHLPYIAAGKMKNSVVLGSFSKTVTPGMRLGYILTKNHELLGHIETAKQASDLHTNIFAQYVLYDYLANNDYDKHVEKIIALYKEQSNAMLAAMEKYFPPHVKYTKPEGGMFIWVTMEDGANALEKFHEAMEQKVAFVPGNPFYTNKTEVNTMRLNYTNATPEVIEEGIKRLGEIL; the protein is encoded by the coding sequence ATGCAATACTCTGATAGCATTTTAAACACACCGTCATCATTTATCCGCAATATTTTAAAAGTAACGGATGCAGAGGACGTCATTTCATTCGCTGGGGGCTTACCAAACCCAATTTCATTTCCAATTGACGCATTAAAAGCATCTGTCACTCATGCAATTGATGAAAGTGGTGCAAAATTATTTCAATATTCAACGACGCAAGGCTATTTACCATTACGTCAATATATTGCAGAAAAATATAATACAAAACAACCAGGTCTTGATTTCAAGCCAGAAGATGTATTTATTACAACTGGTTCTCAACAAGCATTAGAACTAATTTCAAAAGTACTTATTAATAAAGGGGACGGCATTGTAATTGAAGAGCCGGGTTATCTTGGAGCGATTCAAGCGTTCACATTACGTGAACCAACTTTCCACGGAGTTACACTTGAAACAGAGGGAATAAACGTTGACGAATTAAAGCAAGCGGTAAAGCAGCCAAATGTAAAAATGGTTTATACTGTGCCGAACTTTCAAAATCCAACGGGATTAACTTATACAAAAGAACGCCGTGAAGAGGTGTATGAAGCCATTAAGGATGAGGATATCATTTTCATCGAGGATGATCCTTATGGCGAATTACGCTTTACAGGTGAGCACTTACCATATATTGCTGCAGGTAAAATGAAAAACAGCGTAGTGCTTGGTTCGTTCTCAAAAACGGTAACACCAGGTATGCGTTTAGGCTATATTTTAACGAAAAATCATGAATTACTTGGTCATATTGAAACAGCGAAGCAAGCATCAGATTTACACACAAATATTTTTGCTCAGTATGTTTTATATGATTATTTAGCGAATAATGATTACGATAAGCACGTTGAAAAAATTATTGCATTATATAAAGAACAATCCAATGCGATGTTAGCTGCAATGGAAAAATACTTCCCACCACATGTAAAGTATACAAAGCCTGAAGGCGGGATGTTTATTTGGGTGACAATGGAGGACGGCGCAAATGCTCTTGAAAAATTCCATGAAGCGATGGAACAAAAAGTTGCATTTGTTCCAGGTAATCCATTTTACACAAATAAAACCGAAGTTAACACAATGCGCTTAAATTACACGAATGCGACACCAGAAGTTATTGAAGAAGGTATTAAGCGTTTAGGAGAAATTTTATAA
- a CDS encoding undecaprenyl-diphosphate phosphatase, producing MENFDLILILKHLIIGLVQGFTEPIPVSSSGHVMIASEILGMGEQGFTFAILTNTASLIAIMFIYREDIIRLITGFLMFIKTRNRRYRADFNFALYVIIGSIPAGILGVLLSDVIAESVSMTTIALMLFVTGIALWLIRNMRGTKRDGDLTAKDAFLVGLGQAVALTPGISRSGATIISAIAVGMNQETALRFSFMLYIPVSLGGVVLGITDFLDEPNKMDLALPYAVTFFATLFMTYFAMRWFMGIMKNGKLHYFTYYCFLVGILLLIFF from the coding sequence ATGGAAAACTTTGATTTGATTTTAATTTTAAAGCATCTCATCATTGGCCTTGTGCAAGGCTTTACGGAACCAATCCCTGTTTCGTCTAGTGGGCACGTTATGATCGCCAGCGAAATTTTAGGGATGGGCGAGCAAGGTTTTACGTTCGCTATTTTAACAAATACTGCGTCATTAATCGCAATTATGTTTATTTATCGTGAGGACATTATTCGTTTAATTACAGGTTTTTTAATGTTTATTAAAACCCGAAACAGACGTTATCGTGCGGATTTTAACTTTGCACTATATGTTATTATCGGTTCGATTCCAGCAGGGATTTTAGGGGTTTTATTAAGTGATGTGATTGCAGAGAGTGTAAGTATGACGACAATTGCGCTCATGTTATTTGTAACGGGTATTGCTTTATGGTTAATTCGTAATATGCGAGGAACGAAGCGAGACGGTGATTTAACAGCGAAAGATGCTTTTTTAGTAGGTCTTGGGCAAGCGGTTGCGTTAACACCAGGAATTAGCCGTTCAGGTGCTACAATTATTTCGGCGATCGCTGTTGGCATGAATCAGGAAACGGCATTACGTTTCTCATTCATGCTATATATTCCGGTTAGCCTTGGTGGTGTCGTATTAGGAATTACTGATTTCTTAGACGAACCAAACAAAATGGACTTAGCCTTACCATATGCGGTGACATTCTTTGCAACGTTATTTATGACATACTTTGCTATGCGATGGTTCATGGGAATTATGAAAAATGGGAAGTTACACTACTTCACATACTATTGTTTCTTAGTCGGAATTTTACTTTTAATTTTCTTCTAA
- a CDS encoding HelD family protein, whose translation MEQTIWQQEQAHLKEINGLLNRQVEALTIQLKKQKGEIVEERTQVSSEFNDVSGENAIQFSQMLQTMQLREREYLNVSEQLAKTKILYKSPYFGRISIQNEQGESEHLYIGLSTFREPTTDDVLIFDWRAPISSLFYENKVGPSHYQIPDGEFIDVMIEGRRQYKVKYDELLQLFDADIYVGDEVLQGLLADTAKEKMKSIVATIQSDQNIVIRSSNKDNLIVLGPPGSGKTSVAMQRIAFLLYEYRQTMNARSILLISPSDLFNDYISNVLPELGEENVQHTTYYRLLKDLKLTRYQCETNYENIERLQNADNEAREHYAYKGSHSYVKQLINYIEDTKTAGMPFYNLKMGDELIVSAKKLSQLFYEKFGGLDIDFRLKKMRTLLLSNIQTRKSKELTKRMKELRAVNAYIGTDKELEQQAHMELQKKYGKMETTIEQLGFVNLNKMYVHSLTYGNDNLFTQQLQAKTAESLKKRILFYEDLAPMMYLQAVVKGLYTNNTIKHIVIDEIQDYSYLQLLTIKAMHPKAHYTLLGDRNQMVHPQMKDSLAGPLSKHFKVVELNKSYRSTNEITDFMSAILHNTTTLSLGVAGEKPQVIQTNKLLTTIEQLVTQHFEPQDSFVILCKNKQACKQLYQELKPHIPEIQLVTEEQKVYMKGILIMPGYMAKGFEFTTVVLADADAHVYHEEMDAYLLYTIASRATRKLFLLSGGALPKALAHIEEQYYRKEVNI comes from the coding sequence ATGGAACAAACGATTTGGCAACAGGAGCAAGCTCATTTAAAGGAAATTAACGGGTTATTAAATAGGCAGGTTGAAGCACTTACTATTCAATTAAAGAAACAAAAAGGGGAAATTGTTGAAGAGCGAACGCAAGTATCTTCAGAATTTAATGATGTGTCAGGAGAGAATGCGATTCAGTTTTCCCAAATGCTTCAAACGATGCAGCTACGTGAGCGTGAATATTTAAATGTCAGTGAACAATTAGCAAAAACAAAAATTTTGTATAAAAGTCCATACTTCGGTCGCATTTCAATACAAAATGAGCAAGGGGAGTCTGAACACTTATATATTGGACTTTCTACATTTCGCGAGCCAACAACTGATGATGTATTAATTTTTGACTGGCGGGCACCTATTTCGAGTCTATTTTATGAAAATAAAGTCGGTCCATCTCATTATCAAATACCAGATGGCGAATTTATCGATGTGATGATTGAAGGTAGGCGTCAATATAAAGTGAAATACGACGAGCTATTGCAGTTGTTTGATGCGGATATTTATGTTGGTGATGAGGTGCTCCAGGGGCTTCTCGCTGATACGGCTAAAGAGAAAATGAAGTCTATTGTTGCGACGATTCAAAGCGATCAAAACATCGTCATTCGTTCATCGAATAAGGATAATTTAATCGTCCTTGGTCCCCCAGGTAGTGGGAAAACATCCGTGGCGATGCAGCGAATTGCGTTTCTACTATATGAATATCGTCAAACAATGAATGCACGTAGTATTTTACTTATTTCACCGTCGGATTTATTTAATGACTATATTTCAAATGTCTTACCAGAGCTTGGTGAAGAGAATGTACAACATACGACGTATTATCGACTACTTAAGGATTTAAAATTAACACGCTACCAATGTGAGACGAATTATGAGAATATTGAACGTTTGCAAAATGCAGATAACGAAGCACGTGAGCATTATGCTTATAAGGGTTCGCATAGTTACGTTAAACAATTAATAAATTATATTGAAGACACAAAAACAGCTGGCATGCCGTTTTATAATTTAAAAATGGGCGATGAGCTTATCGTTTCAGCGAAAAAACTATCCCAGCTCTTTTATGAAAAATTTGGTGGCCTCGATATCGATTTTCGTTTGAAAAAAATGCGCACTTTACTACTCTCGAATATACAAACACGTAAAAGTAAAGAGCTTACAAAGCGCATGAAGGAACTGCGCGCAGTAAATGCCTATATTGGAACCGACAAAGAGCTCGAGCAGCAAGCCCATATGGAATTACAAAAGAAGTACGGCAAAATGGAGACAACAATTGAACAACTTGGCTTCGTGAATTTAAATAAAATGTATGTGCATTCCTTAACGTATGGAAATGACAATTTATTTACCCAACAACTTCAAGCTAAAACTGCGGAAAGCTTGAAGAAACGCATATTATTTTACGAAGACTTAGCACCGATGATGTATTTACAAGCTGTTGTGAAGGGGTTATATACAAACAATACAATTAAACATATAGTCATTGATGAAATTCAAGATTACTCGTATTTACAGCTATTAACGATTAAAGCAATGCACCCAAAAGCGCACTACACATTGCTTGGGGATCGCAATCAAATGGTGCATCCACAAATGAAGGATTCTCTTGCCGGCCCTTTATCAAAGCACTTTAAAGTAGTGGAATTAAATAAATCCTACCGTTCTACAAATGAAATTACTGATTTTATGAGTGCGATTTTGCATAACACAACGACCTTATCCCTTGGCGTAGCAGGGGAGAAACCGCAAGTTATTCAAACAAATAAGCTACTAACAACAATCGAACAGCTTGTAACCCAACACTTCGAGCCACAAGATAGCTTTGTGATTTTATGTAAAAATAAACAGGCATGTAAGCAGCTTTATCAAGAATTAAAGCCACACATTCCGGAAATTCAGCTCGTAACAGAAGAACAAAAGGTGTATATGAAAGGGATTTTAATCATGCCGGGTTATATGGCGAAAGGCTTCGAGTTTACGACGGTTGTATTAGCGGATGCAGATGCCCATGTTTATCATGAAGAAATGGATGCGTATCTTCTGTATACAATTGCTTCTCGTGCGACGCGAAAATTATTTCTACTATCAGGTGGAGCCCTTCCAAAAGCTCTTGCGCACATTGAAGAACAGTATTATCGTAAAGAAGTGAACATTTAA
- a CDS encoding Cj0069 family protein translates to MMWRKYISQKESVIIKKVIFFEVQGGSDKGPDGYRPDTMPMVEALKECAQDAEVIFFEIEKREQIFNYVKDHAVAYVSRINPGNLKHEAEYFDMLRELCVEGIIGMPHPDAMISYGAKDALVKLRHTSLVPEDTYAYYTINQFKSTFPKSLAKGERVLKQNRGSTGEGIWRVQLVEKLADGVTEVPLDAQIKCTEAKDNHVEYHRLDSFMTFCEQYIVGTNGMLVDMTFLPRIKEGEIRLFMLRDKAINVVHKKPAEGADAFSATLFSGAQYRYDKPEEWGALVQSFLGQLHEITTLLGGYDLPLIWTADFILDTDDFGNDTYILGEINCSCVGFTSELELAHNVAQEIIDCLHEKATVLG, encoded by the coding sequence ATGATGTGGAGGAAATATATTAGTCAAAAGGAGTCGGTTATTATAAAAAAAGTTATCTTTTTTGAAGTACAAGGGGGAAGCGATAAAGGGCCAGATGGATATCGCCCCGACACAATGCCAATGGTCGAGGCATTAAAGGAGTGCGCACAAGATGCCGAGGTTATTTTCTTTGAAATCGAAAAGCGTGAACAAATTTTTAATTATGTAAAAGACCATGCCGTAGCGTATGTTTCTCGTATTAATCCTGGGAACTTAAAACACGAGGCGGAATATTTTGATATGTTACGAGAGTTATGTGTAGAAGGGATTATTGGGATGCCTCATCCAGACGCGATGATTAGTTACGGCGCAAAGGATGCATTAGTCAAATTACGTCATACGTCACTTGTTCCAGAAGATACGTATGCTTACTATACAATTAATCAATTCAAATCGACGTTCCCTAAGTCATTAGCTAAGGGGGAACGAGTATTAAAGCAAAATAGAGGTTCAACTGGGGAAGGCATTTGGCGCGTACAATTAGTCGAAAAGCTTGCTGATGGGGTAACAGAAGTACCGCTAGATGCACAAATTAAGTGTACGGAAGCAAAAGATAATCACGTCGAGTACCATCGTTTAGATAGCTTTATGACATTTTGCGAGCAATACATCGTTGGGACAAATGGAATGCTCGTTGATATGACCTTCCTACCGCGCATCAAAGAAGGTGAAATTCGTTTATTCATGTTGCGTGATAAAGCGATTAATGTAGTTCATAAAAAGCCTGCAGAAGGTGCGGATGCATTTAGCGCGACATTATTTTCTGGTGCACAGTATCGGTATGACAAGCCTGAGGAATGGGGGGCACTGGTCCAGAGCTTCTTAGGGCAGCTACATGAAATAACAACACTACTTGGGGGCTATGATTTACCGCTAATTTGGACAGCCGACTTCATTTTAGATACAGATGACTTTGGCAATGATACGTATATATTAGGCGAAATAAATTGCTCTTGTGTAGGCTTTACTTCAGAGCTTGAGTTAGCGCATAATGTAGCACAAGAAATTATTGATTGTTTACATGAAAAAGCTACTGTTTTAGGGTAA